The Streptomyces avermitilis MA-4680 = NBRC 14893 genome contains a region encoding:
- a CDS encoding alpha/beta fold hydrolase, whose protein sequence is MNGVRLHIAEQGQGPLVLLLHGWPESWYSWRHQFGALAAAGYRVVAPDQRGYARSEQPPDVASYTLLHLVGDVIGLIEELGEEQAVVVGHDWGAPVAWTTAMLRPDKVRAVAGLSIPPILPGGMVPPSITRTQYGEGFYQVYFQQPGVADAEFAKDIPNSFRRFLVGASGDNPLGREPSPLVIPDGLGLLDIMPESPALPAWLTEEDIQAYAEDFALHGERAFTGAFNWYRNIERNNELLAPFRGRGIDVPALYVVGDRDMVTSLRGPDGGPSLSEIFRGQGGPGNPLSAVAPQLQGPVVLPGCGHWTQQERPVEVNAALLDFLTRIDGSAPR, encoded by the coding sequence GTGAACGGGGTCAGGCTGCACATCGCCGAGCAGGGGCAGGGGCCGCTGGTCCTGCTGCTGCACGGCTGGCCGGAGAGCTGGTACTCCTGGCGCCACCAGTTCGGGGCGCTGGCGGCGGCCGGATACCGGGTCGTCGCCCCTGACCAGCGCGGCTACGCCCGTAGCGAGCAGCCGCCGGACGTGGCGTCGTACACCCTGCTCCACCTCGTCGGCGACGTGATCGGCCTGATCGAGGAGCTGGGGGAGGAGCAGGCGGTCGTCGTGGGTCATGACTGGGGTGCACCCGTCGCCTGGACCACGGCGATGCTGCGGCCGGACAAGGTCCGCGCGGTGGCCGGGCTCAGCATTCCGCCCATTCTGCCCGGCGGGATGGTCCCGCCCTCGATCACCCGCACTCAGTACGGCGAGGGCTTCTACCAGGTCTACTTCCAGCAGCCGGGAGTTGCCGACGCGGAGTTCGCCAAGGACATCCCGAACTCCTTCCGCCGCTTCCTGGTCGGTGCCTCGGGCGACAATCCGCTCGGCCGGGAACCAAGCCCGTTGGTCATACCCGACGGTCTGGGCCTCCTGGACATCATGCCGGAATCGCCCGCTCTTCCGGCCTGGCTGACGGAGGAGGACATCCAGGCGTACGCCGAGGACTTCGCCCTGCACGGCGAGCGGGCGTTCACCGGAGCCTTCAACTGGTACCGGAACATCGAACGCAACAACGAACTGCTCGCGCCGTTCCGGGGGCGCGGAATCGACGTCCCCGCGCTGTACGTCGTGGGAGACCGCGACATGGTCACCTCATTGCGCGGCCCGGACGGGGGTCCCTCGCTGAGCGAGATCTTCCGTGGCCAGGGCGGCCCGGGCAACCCGCTGAGCGCTGTCGCGCCTCAGTTGCAGGGCCCGGTGGTGCTGCCGGGCTGCGGCCACTGGACACAGCAGGAGCGTCCCGTCGAGGTCAACGCCGCACTCCTCGACTTCCTCACCCGCATCGACGGCTCCGCGCCTCGATGA
- a CDS encoding ABC transporter ATP-binding protein encodes MPPRDHAIPAGKPVTSLDEVLVDCRNAALTFGRGATAVVAVHGANLWVRSADRLAIVGPSGSGKSSLLHLLAGLEQTTSGTVTWPALDGPGGIGIVFQGDSLIAALDVVENTALPLVLAGVPDGEAHRLAAEALALVDAADLAERLPEEISGGQAQRVAAARVLAQSPRLILADEPTGRLDHTTGGHVLDALLTAADQTGAALVVTTHDPAIAARLTTRLAMRGGRLLTVDEPQEAS; translated from the coding sequence ATGCCGCCCCGTGATCACGCGATACCGGCCGGCAAGCCCGTGACGTCGTTGGACGAGGTGCTCGTCGACTGCCGCAACGCGGCTCTCACCTTCGGCCGGGGCGCGACCGCCGTGGTGGCGGTGCACGGGGCGAACCTGTGGGTTCGCTCCGCAGACCGGCTCGCCATCGTCGGCCCGTCCGGGTCGGGCAAGTCGTCGCTGCTGCATCTGCTGGCCGGGCTCGAGCAGACCACCAGCGGCACCGTCACCTGGCCCGCCCTGGACGGCCCGGGCGGCATCGGGATCGTCTTCCAGGGCGACAGCCTGATCGCCGCCCTCGACGTGGTCGAGAACACCGCGCTGCCGCTGGTCCTGGCCGGAGTGCCGGACGGCGAGGCGCATCGGTTGGCCGCCGAGGCCCTCGCCCTGGTGGACGCCGCCGATCTGGCCGAGCGGCTACCGGAGGAGATCTCCGGCGGGCAGGCACAGCGCGTCGCCGCCGCTCGCGTCCTGGCCCAGTCCCCTCGGCTGATCCTCGCCGACGAACCCACCGGCCGGCTCGACCACACCACCGGCGGGCACGTCCTGGACGCCCTGCTGACCGCGGCCGACCAGACAGGTGCGGCCCTCGTCGTCACCACCCACGACCCGGCCATCGCCGCGCGACTCACCACCCGACTGGCCATGCGCGGTGGCCGGCTGCTCACCGTGGACGAACCGCAGGAGGCGTCATGA
- a CDS encoding SNG1 family protein, whose product MSGIHPFRVLRAKPLWIANGVITGVLALLFTVFYVGANIDPVDHMKNLPVGLVNADKGAAVGGEQVNLGARITESIKKSTASGGKIDWKVMDEKEMKEELGKGKLYGALVVPADFTSATTALTGAATTGVPTRPTLTVLTNQSAGSVGSSLARTATTQAAENASLQVGKELTPQGGTGQAKLPAAARVLLADPAAVAVEDGHPLDSHSGLGLTAFYYALVLVVVGMLSANVISGQVDHALGYTHNDMGPLRLHRPLIRATRVQTLAISSTLMAGLSLLMGTLVMVGAIGLMGMDAAHLPLLWLFSVCAIAVSGIGALTLLAVFGTPGMLVVTLVFIGMAVPTAGATTPLQALPGFYRFLAEFEPLRQITGGIRSILYYDAQADAGLTRGWVMMAVGLTAAALFGFGMTGWYDRKGLHRIPAETEPAKTAAPA is encoded by the coding sequence ATGAGTGGGATTCACCCGTTCCGCGTCCTGCGTGCCAAACCCCTGTGGATCGCCAACGGCGTCATCACGGGCGTCCTCGCGCTGCTGTTCACCGTGTTCTACGTCGGGGCCAACATCGATCCCGTCGATCACATGAAGAATCTGCCCGTCGGCCTGGTCAACGCCGACAAGGGGGCCGCTGTCGGCGGCGAGCAGGTCAACCTGGGGGCTCGGATCACCGAGTCGATCAAGAAGTCCACCGCGAGCGGGGGCAAGATCGACTGGAAGGTGATGGACGAGAAGGAGATGAAGGAGGAACTCGGCAAGGGCAAGCTGTACGGCGCGCTCGTCGTCCCCGCCGACTTCACCTCCGCCACCACCGCACTCACCGGTGCCGCGACTACCGGGGTCCCGACCCGTCCGACGCTGACGGTGCTGACCAACCAGTCCGCCGGCAGCGTGGGATCCAGCCTGGCCCGGACTGCGACGACACAGGCGGCCGAAAACGCCTCGCTCCAGGTGGGCAAGGAGCTCACGCCCCAAGGCGGGACCGGACAGGCGAAGCTACCCGCCGCGGCACGCGTCCTGCTGGCCGACCCGGCCGCCGTCGCCGTCGAGGACGGCCATCCGCTCGACTCGCACAGCGGTCTGGGCCTGACGGCGTTCTACTACGCGCTGGTCCTGGTGGTCGTCGGCATGCTTTCCGCCAACGTCATCAGCGGCCAGGTCGACCACGCTCTGGGCTACACCCACAACGACATGGGCCCACTGCGCCTGCACCGCCCGCTGATCCGGGCGACCCGGGTGCAGACCCTCGCCATCAGCAGCACTCTCATGGCCGGGCTGTCCTTGCTGATGGGAACCTTGGTCATGGTGGGCGCGATCGGCCTCATGGGCATGGACGCCGCCCACCTACCGCTGCTGTGGCTGTTCTCGGTGTGCGCCATCGCGGTCTCCGGGATCGGTGCGCTCACCCTCCTTGCCGTCTTCGGCACGCCCGGCATGCTGGTGGTCACGCTGGTCTTCATCGGGATGGCGGTGCCGACGGCCGGCGCCACCACGCCGCTTCAGGCGCTGCCCGGCTTCTACCGCTTCCTGGCGGAGTTCGAACCGCTGCGGCAGATCACCGGCGGCATCCGCTCGATCCTCTACTACGACGCCCAGGCCGACGCCGGCCTGACCCGGGGCTGGGTCATGATGGCCGTCGGCCTCACGGCAGCCGCCCTCTTCGGCTTCGGCATGACGGGCTGGTACGACCGCAAGGGGCTGCACCGCATCCCCGCCGAGACGGAGCCCGCGAAGACCGCTGCCCCGGCGTAG
- a CDS encoding response regulator transcription factor has translation MRTPAAPDRSRYRVLVVEDDDTIGRHLETGLRSNGYTPTWSRTGTGALTESAQTQYDVLLLDLGLPDMDGLDIARTLRARLPDLLIIILTARTDDIDVIAGLDAGADDYLVKPFSLTVLLARLRAHLRRRAIAAPPQQPIRLGDLVLDVTARRCTLHDREVDLRPKEFELLAVLARHAGEAVSREVLMAEVWDENWFGPTKTLDVTMAGLRRRLADAANASPIPAALPRISTLRGHGYRLEPHAVPPV, from the coding sequence ATGCGAACGCCCGCCGCACCGGACCGCAGCCGCTATCGCGTCCTCGTCGTCGAGGACGACGACACCATCGGCCGCCATCTGGAAACAGGACTGCGCAGCAACGGCTACACCCCGACGTGGAGCCGGACAGGCACGGGCGCCCTCACCGAGTCCGCGCAGACCCAGTACGACGTGCTGCTCCTGGACCTGGGACTGCCCGACATGGACGGTCTCGACATCGCCCGCACCCTGCGCGCCCGCCTCCCCGACCTGCTGATCATCATCCTCACCGCCCGCACGGACGACATCGACGTCATCGCCGGACTCGACGCCGGAGCCGACGACTACCTGGTCAAACCCTTCAGCCTGACCGTGCTGCTCGCCCGGCTCCGCGCCCATTTGCGCCGCCGGGCCATCGCCGCCCCGCCGCAGCAGCCGATCCGGCTCGGCGACCTCGTCCTCGACGTCACGGCCCGCCGGTGCACACTCCACGACCGTGAAGTCGATCTCCGCCCCAAGGAGTTCGAGCTGCTCGCCGTACTCGCCCGGCACGCCGGAGAGGCCGTGTCCCGCGAGGTGCTGATGGCTGAGGTCTGGGACGAGAACTGGTTCGGCCCCACCAAGACCCTCGACGTCACCATGGCCGGCCTGCGCCGCCGCCTGGCCGACGCTGCCAACGCATCCCCGATCCCTGCGGCGCTACCGCGGATCTCCACCCTGCGCGGGCACGGTTACCGCCTTGAGCCCCACGCGGTGCCGCCCGTCTGA
- a CDS encoding NmrA family NAD(P)-binding protein has product MSERNPILITGAAGEVGGVSRTTVDMLLEQGHPVRAFVRQDDERAHALRQAGAEVFVGDLLTIADVSAALKGVRRIYFSMSLSPYYTDAVSLMAAAARAQGDIEVFVNISEYEQSFMTFEKMTAPEEERRAWLGGLVANWSPQQRAHWVAEQVLDWSGLPTVNIRAAMFVENPLMTWLALEPLANGELRLPFGHHRLAPIAGYDVAELCVKILADPAPHISKSYDLNGPELKDMHGFAEDYAAALGRQVTYVPEDVETWNETYVDTVLGALPHTAEHLKTLTRLMGGGGYRGVTDQLETLLGRPPKTVRWALENHPRIRKLASA; this is encoded by the coding sequence ATGTCAGAGCGCAACCCCATCCTGATCACCGGTGCCGCCGGCGAAGTCGGCGGTGTGAGCCGAACGACGGTCGACATGCTGCTCGAACAAGGGCACCCGGTGCGCGCGTTCGTGCGCCAGGACGACGAACGTGCGCACGCGCTCCGCCAGGCCGGGGCCGAGGTCTTCGTCGGTGACCTGCTCACCATCGCCGACGTGAGCGCCGCACTGAAGGGCGTCCGCCGCATCTACTTCAGCATGAGCCTGTCGCCGTACTACACCGACGCCGTCAGCCTGATGGCCGCCGCGGCACGGGCCCAGGGCGACATCGAGGTCTTCGTCAACATCTCCGAGTACGAGCAGTCGTTCATGACGTTCGAGAAGATGACCGCGCCGGAGGAAGAGCGGCGTGCGTGGCTCGGCGGACTCGTCGCCAACTGGTCGCCGCAGCAGCGCGCCCACTGGGTCGCCGAGCAGGTGCTGGACTGGTCCGGCCTCCCGACCGTCAACATACGGGCGGCCATGTTCGTCGAGAACCCCCTGATGACCTGGCTGGCGCTGGAGCCGCTGGCCAACGGTGAACTGCGCCTGCCCTTCGGCCACCACCGGCTCGCGCCCATCGCGGGTTACGACGTGGCGGAGCTGTGCGTGAAGATCCTGGCGGACCCGGCTCCGCACATCTCGAAGTCCTATGACCTCAACGGCCCGGAGCTGAAGGACATGCACGGGTTCGCGGAGGACTACGCGGCCGCGCTGGGACGCCAGGTCACTTACGTTCCCGAAGACGTCGAAACCTGGAACGAGACCTACGTCGACACCGTCCTGGGCGCGCTCCCACACACCGCGGAGCACCTGAAGACTCTGACCCGGCTGATGGGCGGCGGCGGATACCGCGGCGTCACCGACCAGCTGGAAACCCTGCTCGGACGCCCACCGAAGACCGTGCGGTGGGCGTTGGAGAACCATCCGCGCATCCGGAAGCTGGCGTCTGCCTGA
- a CDS encoding SDR family oxidoreductase, whose product MTAIKGASVFVTGGSRGIGKMLVEALYARGAGKVYATARDPRTVTHPDAVPLALEATDPASVAAAAEQAQDVTILINNAGASVRASYLDSPMEDVRRDLETNFYGPLLVTRAFVPVIERNGGGHILNAHSALSWLADGTPYGASKAALWSQTNSLRLELQPRGIAVTGLHMAYVDTEMTSGVDAPKADPRDIAVAALDGIEAGAHEVLADDITRWVKSQLSADLEDMYAQLKH is encoded by the coding sequence ATGACAGCAATCAAGGGCGCCAGCGTCTTCGTCACCGGAGGCAGCCGCGGCATCGGCAAGATGCTGGTCGAGGCGCTCTATGCGCGCGGGGCCGGCAAGGTCTACGCCACGGCCCGTGACCCGCGCACGGTGACTCACCCCGATGCCGTTCCGCTGGCGCTGGAGGCCACTGACCCGGCATCTGTGGCGGCGGCCGCCGAGCAGGCCCAGGACGTCACCATTCTGATCAACAACGCCGGCGCCTCCGTCCGCGCTTCGTACCTCGACTCCCCGATGGAGGACGTGCGCCGGGATCTGGAGACCAACTTCTACGGGCCGCTGCTGGTCACCCGGGCCTTCGTGCCGGTCATCGAGCGCAACGGTGGGGGCCACATCCTCAACGCCCACTCCGCTCTGTCCTGGCTGGCGGACGGCACGCCCTACGGCGCCTCCAAGGCCGCCCTGTGGTCGCAGACCAACTCCCTGCGCCTGGAGTTGCAGCCGCGCGGCATCGCGGTGACCGGGCTCCACATGGCCTACGTGGACACGGAAATGACCTCGGGCGTCGACGCGCCCAAGGCCGACCCCCGCGACATCGCCGTGGCCGCACTCGACGGCATCGAGGCGGGAGCGCACGAGGTGCTGGCCGACGACATCACCCGCTGGGTCAAGTCGCAGCTGTCTGCCGACCTGGAAGACATGTACGCCCAGCTGAAGCATTAG
- a CDS encoding TetR/AcrR family transcriptional regulator produces the protein MTTEVKQSPRERLLEAAAALTYRDGVGIGVEALCKAAGVSKRSMYQLFESKDELLAASLKERSAAFVAKALPPADDGRSPRERILYVFERVESQAGAPDFQGCRYLAVQIELKDQAHPASRVAYQIKADLMAFFRSEAERGGASDPDLLARQLILVFDGASARAGIGADNLTGLIVPTLTTLLDAADMH, from the coding sequence ATGACTACCGAAGTGAAGCAAAGTCCCCGGGAGCGGCTGCTGGAGGCCGCGGCCGCGCTCACCTACCGCGACGGCGTCGGCATCGGCGTCGAGGCGCTGTGCAAGGCAGCGGGGGTGTCGAAGCGCTCCATGTACCAGTTGTTCGAGAGCAAGGATGAACTGCTGGCGGCGAGCCTGAAGGAGCGTTCCGCTGCCTTCGTGGCGAAGGCCCTGCCCCCGGCGGACGATGGCCGTTCCCCCCGCGAGCGGATCCTGTACGTCTTCGAGCGGGTGGAGTCGCAGGCGGGTGCGCCCGACTTCCAAGGCTGCCGGTACCTGGCTGTGCAGATCGAGCTCAAGGATCAGGCCCACCCCGCGAGCCGGGTGGCCTACCAGATCAAAGCGGACCTGATGGCCTTTTTCCGTTCCGAGGCCGAACGGGGTGGGGCAAGCGATCCCGACCTGCTGGCCCGGCAGCTCATCCTGGTCTTCGACGGCGCCAGCGCCCGAGCGGGGATCGGCGCCGACAATCTGACCGGGCTCATCGTGCCCACCCTGACCACCCTGCTCGATGCCGCAGACATGCACTGA
- a CDS encoding FtsX-like permease family protein, producing MNTAWAGGLARHRAGRLLAALAGIALAVALVAALGSFLTVSKATMTQRAVRSVAVDWQVEVQPGADPQAMLSLVRKAPGIRTAVPVGFAHSSAFTAQVQGSTQTTGPGMVLGLPDGYQKLFPGGIRPLTGGTSGVLLAQQTASNLHVAPGDTVGIRLPGTGVRQVRVAGVVDLPQADSLFQKVGAPTQSQPTAPPDNVVLLPSTTFTSLTAQAPAAGVTTQIHAARDAKLPSEPAAAFNTATRGAHNLEARASGAAIVGNNLGAALDSARQDALYAQILFLFLGVPGALLAAALTAAVAAAGGERRRQEQALLRLRGLRPGRIATLSGIEAGLVGAGGAAAGLGIAALLGRLAFGSASFGTSAGTWILWYALAFVLGAVVAAGAVLVPALRDLRGVTVADTRRAGRRTGSVWWMRYGVDFALLIGSWLIFRASSGNQYALVLAPEGVPSISVSYWAFLGPALLWIGSALLLWRLTLLALTHGRRVLARLSLPLAKNLAGTTAAVLSRRRRPLARSVVLLALAVSFAISTATFNATYKQQAEVDARLTNGADVTVTEPPEARTPPGAAASLKVSGVRHVEALQHRFAYVGSDLQDLYGVRPDTITSATSLQDAYFSGGTAGTLMRKLAKQPDALLVSAETVTDFQLSPGDTVNLRIQDAHTKALRTVPFHYVGVAKEFPTAPKDSFFVANASYVAQATGSDSVGAFLLDTGGTHQKQIAAHLRRQLGTSATVSDLTQTRGTVGSSLTAVDLAGLTRIELAFAVLLAAGAGGLVLALGLAERRRTFAIATVLGATRRQLRGMVLTEAILLTAGGLAGGALIGWALSEMLVKVLTGVFDPPPADLAVPGAYLALTAFAATVAVLAAALNGVRRAARPAVEELRDL from the coding sequence ATGAACACCGCTTGGGCCGGCGGGCTGGCCCGCCACCGCGCCGGACGACTCCTGGCCGCCCTGGCCGGCATCGCCCTGGCCGTCGCCCTCGTCGCCGCGCTAGGTTCGTTCCTCACCGTGTCCAAGGCGACCATGACGCAGCGCGCCGTGCGCTCCGTCGCCGTGGACTGGCAGGTCGAGGTGCAGCCCGGCGCCGACCCGCAGGCGATGCTGTCCCTGGTGCGGAAGGCCCCCGGCATCCGCACCGCCGTCCCGGTCGGCTTCGCCCACAGCTCCGCGTTCACGGCCCAGGTCCAGGGCAGCACGCAGACCACCGGCCCCGGCATGGTGCTCGGCCTCCCCGACGGCTATCAGAAGCTGTTCCCCGGCGGGATCCGCCCGCTGACCGGCGGTACCAGCGGCGTGCTGCTGGCCCAGCAGACCGCCTCCAACCTGCATGTCGCCCCCGGCGACACCGTCGGCATCCGGCTTCCCGGAACGGGCGTACGCCAGGTCCGGGTGGCCGGCGTCGTCGACCTGCCGCAGGCCGACTCCCTGTTCCAGAAGGTCGGTGCCCCCACCCAGTCGCAGCCCACCGCGCCGCCCGACAACGTCGTTCTGCTCCCCTCCACCACCTTCACCTCGCTGACTGCCCAGGCGCCCGCCGCAGGCGTTACCACGCAAATCCATGCCGCACGCGACGCCAAGCTGCCCTCCGAGCCCGCCGCCGCGTTCAACACCGCGACCCGCGGTGCCCACAACCTGGAGGCCCGCGCCTCGGGCGCGGCGATCGTCGGGAACAACCTGGGTGCCGCCCTCGACTCCGCCCGCCAAGACGCCCTCTACGCACAGATCCTCTTCCTGTTCCTCGGTGTGCCCGGCGCACTCCTGGCCGCCGCACTGACCGCCGCGGTCGCCGCAGCCGGTGGTGAACGGCGCCGCCAGGAGCAGGCGTTGCTGCGGCTGCGCGGACTGCGGCCGGGCCGGATCGCCACCCTGTCCGGCATCGAGGCCGGGCTGGTGGGGGCCGGCGGCGCCGCCGCCGGACTCGGCATCGCCGCCCTGTTGGGCCGTCTCGCCTTCGGATCGGCCTCGTTCGGGACGAGCGCGGGCACCTGGATCCTCTGGTACGCCCTTGCCTTCGTGCTCGGCGCCGTCGTGGCCGCGGGCGCCGTCCTCGTCCCCGCACTGCGCGACCTGCGCGGCGTGACGGTCGCCGACACACGCAGGGCCGGGCGCCGTACAGGCTCCGTGTGGTGGATGCGCTACGGCGTGGACTTCGCCCTGCTGATCGGTTCCTGGCTCATCTTCCGCGCCTCGTCCGGCAACCAGTACGCCCTCGTCCTCGCCCCGGAGGGCGTGCCCAGCATCTCCGTGTCGTACTGGGCGTTTTTGGGCCCGGCCCTGCTGTGGATCGGCTCCGCGCTGCTGCTGTGGCGGCTCACGCTCCTCGCGCTCACCCACGGCCGCCGCGTCCTGGCCCGGCTCTCGCTCCCGCTCGCCAAGAACCTGGCAGGGACAACGGCCGCCGTCCTCTCCCGCCGCAGGCGGCCGCTGGCCCGCTCGGTGGTGCTGCTGGCACTCGCGGTGTCTTTCGCGATCTCCACGGCGACCTTCAACGCCACGTACAAGCAGCAGGCCGAGGTCGACGCGCGGCTCACCAACGGCGCCGACGTCACCGTGACCGAGCCGCCCGAAGCACGGACGCCGCCCGGCGCCGCCGCTTCCCTCAAGGTCTCCGGCGTACGTCATGTCGAGGCGCTCCAGCACCGATTCGCCTACGTCGGATCCGACCTCCAGGACCTCTACGGCGTACGCCCGGACACGATCACCTCCGCCACCTCCCTCCAGGACGCGTACTTCTCCGGAGGCACCGCCGGCACCCTCATGCGCAAGCTCGCGAAGCAGCCCGACGCGCTGCTGGTCAGCGCGGAGACCGTCACCGACTTCCAGCTCTCACCCGGCGACACGGTCAACCTGCGCATCCAGGACGCTCACACGAAGGCGCTGCGCACCGTGCCCTTCCACTACGTGGGCGTCGCCAAGGAGTTCCCGACCGCGCCGAAGGACAGCTTCTTCGTCGCCAACGCCTCCTACGTCGCCCAGGCCACAGGCAGCGACTCGGTCGGCGCCTTCCTCCTGGACACCGGCGGCACCCACCAAAAGCAGATCGCCGCCCACCTGCGCCGACAGCTCGGCACCAGTGCCACCGTCAGCGACCTCACCCAGACCCGCGGCACCGTCGGCAGCAGCCTGACTGCCGTCGACCTGGCGGGACTGACCCGGATCGAGCTGGCCTTCGCGGTGCTCCTGGCCGCCGGGGCCGGCGGACTGGTCCTCGCGCTCGGCCTCGCCGAACGCCGCCGCACCTTCGCCATCGCCACCGTGCTCGGCGCGACGCGACGGCAACTGCGCGGGATGGTCCTCACCGAGGCGATCCTCCTGACCGCGGGCGGTCTGGCCGGCGGCGCGCTCATCGGCTGGGCCCTCTCCGAGATGCTCGTCAAAGTCCTGACAGGCGTGTTCGACCCTCCGCCCGCCGACCTCGCCGTCCCGGGCGCCTATCTGGCGCTCACCGCGTTCGCCGCGACCGTGGCCGTACTGGCCGCCGCGCTGAATGGGGTACGCCGCGCCGCCCGACCCGCCGTCGAAGAACTCCGGGATCTGTGA
- a CDS encoding ABC transporter ATP-binding protein — MLVPPSDEALTARELYRFFRAGEEETLALRGVSLRVRRGETVAVVGPSGAGKSTLLSCLAGLDEPSGGEVRVDGVRISHRPETERARLRAHHIGVLLQTSNLVAHLSVRDNVRLTHSAVRGRPSASVGDLLAEVGLAGRAHALPRQLSGGELARAGLAVALANSPAVLLADEPTGELDGGTERMILQMLRDRAALGCAVLIVTHSAEAVRIADRVIALDDGRAHETTTSQARTQQQEAHDAAP, encoded by the coding sequence ATGCTGGTCCCACCGTCCGACGAAGCCCTTACCGCGCGGGAGCTGTACCGCTTCTTCCGGGCCGGTGAGGAGGAGACGCTCGCGCTGCGGGGGGTGTCCCTGCGGGTGCGGCGCGGTGAGACGGTCGCCGTGGTCGGGCCGTCCGGAGCCGGCAAATCCACCCTGCTGTCCTGCCTGGCCGGACTCGACGAACCCTCGGGCGGTGAGGTGCGCGTGGACGGCGTACGCATCAGCCACCGACCGGAGACCGAACGGGCCCGGCTGCGCGCCCACCACATCGGCGTCCTGCTGCAGACCAGCAACCTCGTCGCCCACCTCAGCGTGCGCGACAACGTCCGCCTGACGCACAGCGCCGTGCGTGGCCGGCCCTCCGCGTCCGTAGGAGACCTGCTGGCCGAGGTGGGGCTCGCGGGGCGGGCACACGCGCTGCCCCGACAGCTGTCCGGCGGCGAGCTGGCGCGCGCCGGGCTGGCCGTCGCGCTGGCCAACTCCCCGGCCGTCCTGCTGGCGGACGAACCGACCGGCGAACTCGACGGCGGCACCGAGCGCATGATCCTTCAGATGCTGCGCGACCGCGCCGCCCTGGGCTGCGCGGTGCTGATCGTCACCCACAGCGCCGAAGCCGTCCGGATCGCCGACCGGGTGATCGCTCTGGACGACGGCAGGGCCCACGAGACCACCACGTCCCAGGCCCGCACACAACAGCAGGAGGCCCACGATGCCGCCCCGTGA